Genomic segment of Glandiceps talaboti chromosome 17, keGlaTala1.1, whole genome shotgun sequence:
AGAGTAACCATGCATTGGAGTCACAAAGACTgttgtcataaatattgttcAATCATATAGCATTCTATGAATACATCGTGATATTTGATTCGTTTGTTTCCTAAGCTGTATATCTCTGATGCTGCGATTTGTTAAAACTTCTTCCAATGAATATTAACTATGCTTGTTGTATATCATCGCAATACCAGAGAAACCATGCAAGTTTTAGATGCGTAAATCGGTGATGAAAACCTGAGACTAACCtttattcttccaatctgtaatggatgtacatctgataggaagaaataaaataacacagaGGCCATTTGCAAAACATTGGAAatcctgaactagacactcacatagaaaaaaaatacaaataaaataaaataaaaaaatctacctaccccacctattctaaatttgAACGTAACCGGAAccgcacaattttttttattaggcctaatggTAGCGCTTTCTATTGGACCCCGCGTCAATTGGACCTACGTCAATTGGACCTTGGCTCAATATAACTTTACGCAAGCAATTTGCTCAACTTTAActttttggttggttggttggttggttggttgacaaAGTCACGGTAAATCAGTTGAAATTGACTGGATTTAATGTGTATATACTGGGAATCCGACTGCAGTTGATTAAACACTGACAACATTAAGCACTGACTTGCCAGCACATTGCATGCAAGGTTGCATTTTGCCGTGTCGATACTACTATCTGACTAATAATTGCCCCCATATTTGCTAGTAATAACAAAACGTGTAATTGTAAAACATGTTGCTTATAACATGGCGTCCCGTAGAGTGACTAACCTTACTTCTTTCTGTTTTGCATATCGTAAACTACCCTCGCAGAGTCCTTGGGTCCAATTGAATTGGGGTTAATTGTCCAAGTACCATGGTAGCTCACGCAAATAAAGTGTAGCAATGtcggtaaagatgtttgtcacgccagacgatTGACGAAACGCTAGATTTTTGTccagtcagacgataaaatgtagcaatgttaatgagatttttgtccAGCCAGGTGATCTAGTGGGCACAAACGATACAATTAATTGCACTGAGTACAGTCCAGGGCCAGTTCCCTAGAGGTGTTGCTGTATGGTTTATACCCAAGCCCAAACATAATCATGCTGTGCGTTTATGAAATGGCACAATACCCACTTGCTAACGGATGGAGTGAAACAtctcattttgttattttgctagatataatgacttactcaaaaaataccaccaatggcgttgtaccacaactgtacagtttctaaaattgtttatccatatggtagttaacaataagtggtcatttgttgaatgactatccagttgcctatccaaccatgttgctatctttatgatatatgctatcatttggctgttgctatgggcgtggtcatgttgttagatatatttgcatacatttttgtatgtttttgttcacttgtgtatgaattcctgatattatctttgcaatatacgtgatcatttggctgttgctatgggcatggtcttgttgctaggcacatttgcatacattttttgaatgtttattcatttgtctttctattcctgttatctttgtgaaatacacgaccgtttggctgttgctatgggcgtggtcatggttgctagggtatttgcatacaatttttgaatgtttactcatttgcctaccagatgatgttgttatttgaccaaaatatactgctatttggttgttgctaagggcgtggtcaaggtcgctagggccaattttgtcagtgttttgaagaaaatctgcagaataacactttcagaaacatctcaccaagtttcagactcagtgaccaagtactttttgagatataagtttttgaccaaagatgaacatttttacacctaatttgcatatcactcatggaatcactgtatgcttaatatttcttcgtccatacatccctagatacattcccattaaatttcagcctaatctgctcagtagttttggaattatagatttttaaccaaaaagacacatttttagccctaatttgcatatcactgatggaatcatcatgtcatgaacaaatcttactttacacccctttaagaatgttcccaccaaatttcgcaccaatctgcccagtagtttctgagttcaAGTTTTtcgaccaaaaatcacattttttgacccaaatcacacacctgtgatgcaatcatttgatttgaacaatttcccaactagacacccaaggtaatggacccaccaaatatcatggcaatcggttcttgaaaaaaataataacagttATAACCACAGCTTCTCGGGTCATTCTTTTTGTTTTACCCCTATCACATCATTGGTACTAAGACTGCATTAATATCCTGAGATCACCCTCTATGATGTAGTACAGAAGTCTTTATGAATGATGGGACACTAACAAAAGGGTCTGGTGTTGTAGGTTAATTTGACAACAGAATGTTAAATGACACTGTTGATAAATAACATATTGTAAAATTAGAACTGTTTAAGAGCTGTAGCCTTTCAAGTAAAACATGGTCATCACGCTATTagttataatgtaacaactGTTTTAATTAAATTGCTTCAAATACAGAGATTTTGAAAATTACACATCATATTGCACACAAAACTGATCTTGAAGTACAGCCTCTTTCTTTAGTTTCTCGTTAAAACATAAATGCTCCATCAGTTGCTGTAACTTGACATGAATTTCTTCACTTTTCACTTTCAACAGAGTGTCAGAATAACAGAGGTTGCTTATTTGgcaaaattcataatttttttttatttcttgttcATTTTTATGTCTTAAATCTTCAATGAAGCAGGACCAGTTGAGTGAGAACAAGGAATCAAGCAAGAACAAATAGCATATGTGTATTATAATATCATGATATTGTGACCAAGAGTGGTATCATTGTTACCGAGTGTGGTTTTAATGTGACAATGTGACATCAAGTGTCATGCTATTTTGACCGAGTGTGGTGTTGTCACTGACTTGTGTTATTAATGCTGGATGTAGTGTTATTGTCACTGACTGTGATCTTATTTTTTGTCCTGTGCTGCTGCCTCTTTGTACTCCTTATACAATTCAGGGTTCTCTTCAACCCAATTCTCTGCTGTATTTTgtttcaaccaatcagatgTCTTAATCTGTTGGTGAAGTGACGCCATTAAATCTTCAACATTGTCACCTataaacaaaccaaaaaacaaacaaacaaacaatgaagTGAGTAaccaatcaaacaatcaatccaTGACTCATAGTAATTTGCTTTATCTAGTCTtgtgtaaatacatacattttttctttaattcTCAAATCCCATCTTTCACAGGTCTTGTTCTACTTCTTAAGAAATTTTATAAAACCGCATTGTATCGTGCAATCTGGATGTCCACATCTCAGAAATTGGTCTCCACCTAATGACTTTTTGCTGACTTTGTAAACTGAgtttattttggtcaaaactgaTTAACcaacaaatatttttgtatgtattctctgtttttttatttctttgttgtgTAACCTATGTCTATAAagcaataaacatatttttaataaaagtatgatttgttttcaaatgataAATTGAGATGTGATAACACCAGTTCTTTCTCATGAATCACTATAAAAATCATACACTTTTATTCTTACTTTGTTCACGAAAACGCCAACCttttctcagttaaaatcaagaaaaataatcaTGGGTCAccgaatatttttttataattaaaggtcaaaataatgtcaaaattaaatcattttagaatccaatatggctgccaaatccaatatggcaacTGAATATTATAAGTGTTAACTTTTTGGGAGAATaaaagattgtcaatttccttgaaataaGAAGGCAAACCTtaattttcttcaaatatttcaaaagaaccatGGACAAgcttcatatggcaaagtgtagAGAATTTTATGAACTGtaattttcagggaaattgggCCCAGCAGTAAATATTATTACAACGTCTTAGCCCTAATTAAATGTAAGACCACATAGTTTAAAATGTACCTGTACTTGTGGCTGCAGCAGCAGCAGaaccaatatggccaccatctTGACAACTGGCAGCATTGTCCAAAATCCCTGTCTGTATACCATCAAACTCTGCCATCACTAGTTCATCTCCACATATTTCCTTCTTTCTCTCATTAAGAACACGACCAATTCTCTCAAGAGCTACAATGAgagaaaaaatatcaatttctaaCTCACGAGACAGTAGTCCTGTTTGTTTGGAATGTCTTTTTCACAAACAACATATTCTAGTTACCCATCATGcagtcattttcaaaagaagtgtcacaagagggcgccccacATGAAGGAAGTTGAAATTAGAATAACAATATACTATGGCCAAAACAAGGCTTTGAGTTCATGAAAATTACTTGGTTAAAAACAAAGTTTGAAGAAATTTTTGTCTGATTGAGAATGCCACCAATTCTTTGCTGTGAAACGCCGGGAAATGTTGATTCTTACTGAGGCTACAAACGTGAACTGTCATGATCCTCCCTTCTGCTCCAAAACGTGcctctgaacagcactcctagtgggcaaactatgcaatcttttgttttctgaacagcactcctagtggccaaactatgtactcttttgtttttctgataatgACACCGTACTGTTGTGTACGACCactgtatgaatacatgtggggGTGCATTTCTTGCATGTTTATGATGGGAAAAGAGCAGAACAGTAGATAGCACATTTCAAGAATACAAATATGGACTAGCTATTCCCAAGTTTCAATTTTTTGCTTGAACACCtagatacatgtagaacaaaatgaaatatctgaTGAATTAACACTTGGAACATTTTGTGATACTGTTTTGGtaaatataatgacttactcataacACTATCATGTTTGGGTAATTATATTTGTGTGACTGTAAATATTGCAGAGTAAATccaatgaaattgatttttgggttcTCATCCAAAAATATGCACCCCAATGAATAAAAATTTCAACTTATAATATATTACTTGTAGATAAAAATAGACCTCTtattgacatatacaatgtctaattattggaattttaaaattttcagtgcatatattgttggttgtcacatagaaaaaataatacccccgttacagctagtgcaggtttgaCTCTTATCACCACTGTTAAATACCTACCAATTTTGAGGATGTCCACAGGATGTGCAAATATTATTCTAAACCAGCCTGGTTCTTCACAATCGAATTCATCACCTGTTCTAATACCAACACCTGACAACTGTAATCTGTTGTGGAGTGATGACTCTTCCTCCTTGGTGGGTGCTGACAGATACTACCAATaaattatgaacaaaattacTGCATGAACTTATAGCCTCTGCAAAGACCATCCACCAACAGGATACGCAACTGCAAGGTGCTCTAAATGTTAATTGTACGATGTTcgtttgcatacattaagttAAATAAGCATTTCCTGTCCATTTCCGagttgtttacactcactgtgaCTCAGTGAGAGTTGCTAGCTATCCGACATGTTTTTGACTAAATTTTCCGACCATTTCGAAGTTTACAACTGGTTGAAGACCCcaacaagatatatagtattttaggtaaatgcatacatacattgtagtcTTTTCATGTATTTTGTTGGTGGCAGGTCTATGGTTTTAACTATCATGTCAGAATTTGTTTGAATGACCTACCACTTTGAGTAACAACTCCCAGGTACTAGTATGTGCACATGCTTACCAATCTAAAATCTGCCCAGATATACAGTCCAGATGATCGGTGTAAATGAGGTACCCCTAACTCTGTTAAACCATCTGACATACACTGATAAGACTCCCTAAGTCTTTGATGATTGGCAGGAAAAAATACATTCTTTATCCATTCTACAAAGGAACCAGAAAAAGTTGAATTTAGAAGACGTAATGTTGTATGATGGAAGtagtaaaaatgaaacattgttTACTGGTTTATACTGAGCAGATTACTACTTAATAGTGGCAAATATGTTACTTGAAAATAAGGCGTTCCAGTGCAGGGCTTGAGATCActttgtatgatattatgaaatAAGTTTGGATGCAGTCATAGATTATAAAAAGTACTAGATTTGATTTAATCTTACCCGAGTCAGACAAAAATTCAGCCAACATGTTTTGTGTAGAGGCAGCTATACTATGGAAGTAAGCTAAGTATTCCATAGCTTTATGTAGGACAGGGTTCAAGCTATGTAAAACACCACAACGATATCCAGCCATACCAAAGTCCTACAAAAAAATGATGTACCTGTAAGTATCATAGAGACTATGGAAGAACACAGCCATGCCAGATCCTAAATTCCACATATAATTTGGGATTTTAGCAGGGCCAAACAGCTGGAGAGAATATTCAGTTAAACTATTCCTCATTGCTTTCCTGTTACTTTTAGTACAACTATCTACAAGAAGACTGGCAAATCAGAcatagacagaaagacagagaggCAGATTGACTGACAGagataggcaggcagacagacagacagacagacagacagacagacctatAACATTATCTCTGCTTGCAGGTAAAATGTTAAATCACCATTACCATTTTTACTATTTGCATGACATTGTATAAATCCatcattctccaatattttcgttcattcagccagaaaatgcTTATGATATACaaaggttttgtcactactcaccTTTCAACTTgcagtgacaagaccccttaggttactcatatttttttcagttgaacaaagataaatattgtgcaaaaaataatcataccTTTGTGAACATATTCTTTGAAAAAGAGGGAAAAATAAGTGATTTTGAATGTTGTAACTCATTTTTTCTagcacagcagaaccagtgatgcaTGTTATAGTGAGACAGAATATCCTTGGTGTAAATTCTGTATTTTGGGTTTGAATgagttcaacttggcttgtgtgtgtggtacaatatctaattaccTTACTAAGTCCCCAAATTAGGTGAGTTCTGTGAGGATCTGGTACACAATCCAAACTCAGCACACTGGTAAAGTTGACATCTTGGTGAAATATTGTACCCATATATATCTCATCTATCACCACATGTAAAGAATGCCTGCAATATAAAATACACCACAATCATATAATACAAAACTTAGGAGTCACTGTCTTTGAAGACTGTTAACATCGTGATCTGAGGGTGTTACTGTCAAATTGCTGTCTCACTAACCGCTTACACTACCAACAGCAACTGGTTACTTTTGCCATGCCCAGTTATCAGCCTGTTTGTATATACTTACATAATATTcactatataataataataatctttatttatactggatagttctttaagcatataaacacttgtctcccaagaagtccagtgagggccatccctcatgggttcagtgttaatgcaggaggaaaacagaatacctggggaaaacctgcgttgttcggtagagtcaaactgaacaacactcttcttaaTTAtattacagcgtggtaaatttaatcacaccctgaatggggttcgaaccccgactgcagtggtaagaggcaagtggtttaaccactcggccactgacaacccaaatatgcaaatgatgtcatTCTTGTGCTCATCTCAACaagattacatttacataatgacttcatttgcatatagtcAATTAAGCTGACAtatgttatcactccccattgtgaccaatcagtttgagtgttttttttaataactattgtaatagtttatgctcaaactgattggtcgcaatggggagtgataaagTACATCTGCTCAATTGACTATAGACTAcaaacttacatacatgtaatttgttcacttattatcacatttcccatgatgcaacattgaacatggcaggtttgcaagttcccaattGACTACAAACTTCACGCTGATACTGATACAAACCTGTGGGCAAAATCTAAACAGTCTCTGAGAAGTTCAGCTGTATAAATCTCTCCTGTAGGATTGTGTGGATTTATAAGAAATATACCACGGACATTCACACCCTGAAAGTTAAAACAAAGTTACAGGTTAAAGAACAAAGGTTTGACTGATTGCTGATGTACTAGGCGAagcaacccaagttttagccatttatgcgaagctttgaggactgtgagagagtctaagaAGAGACCTGCTGTGTAATGGGgtgaggcattatgggaaataagCATTGCTAGGAGCTTCTTTTTTGTTATTCACAGCTGTGGgtattatttcaatgaaactcACCGATTCTGTAGCTGTCTTATATGCCTGTTCTATTCTGTCTACGCTTAACTGAAATGGTCTCGTCTCACCAGCTGCAAAATTCACCTGTATAAAAATACAAACCGTGTATAACTTGTAGAGAGATTGTCACATGTTAGTTCTAACTGTGATCATGGCACATGGTCTGAAGAGTGCCTTGCCACTTCTAACGGCATATGTATCAAAAACTATTCAAAAAACACTCAACTGGTAATATTAGACAAGTGGAAATTCATAGACTGCTTTGTCTGCTGGTATTCTAGTGAGGTTGTAATAGATTTTATTGCACTAGACTCCCTAAGAGGAGACTAGTTTGAATTGTGGTAGTCTAGTCAGACTGTTTGTTAGACCTAGAACACCACCTATATAGTAGAAGCCAAGAGTGAAATTATCATACCTGACTCCCTATGTAGGCATACTATTAGACTGATTTGACATGTGGTATTCTAGCGAAGTTATGGAAGTCAATAATGAAACTATCATGCCTGACTCCCTAAGTGGATATAGAATGGTTTGACCTGTGGTATTCTTGTGAGGTTATGGAAGAgtcaataatgaaaatattatgcaTGACCCCCTAAGTGAACATAGAATGGTTTGGCCTGTGGTATTCTACTAGTGAAGTTATGAAAGCGTCaataatgaaattatcataCCTGACTCCCTAAGTGGACATAGACTGGTTTGACTTCTGGTATCCTCTTCAGACTGTTTGTTACACCTAACATACCACCTCCATAGCATGGAGATGGTACCAAAAATCCATCTGAAATATGGAGAATAAATACCAACCCATATAACTGCTTACAGTATGACCATTTCCAGATGATATCTGATATATTCTGATAAGTCATGTGCAATCATGAAATCACTGACCGGGGTAGCAAGTAGGAAAGATCTGCCCAGGTTTTCCAGTCATTTTGCCAGAGTTCCCTTAGTGTTTTTATTAAGGGTCACCTGCATAGTAAGTAGGGAACACCcgagttccctagtcattttaccagggttccctaccagtgtgtTTGCTAAGGGTGGTTAAAAGCAGGTAAAATTTACCAGAGTTTCCCATTCATTttaccatagacaatagagagggagGTTCCCTGATGTTTTTGTCTGTTTAAAGGTAGTAAGGGGGTAAAATATATTGGAGTCCCCTTAGTGTTTTATCAGGGTACCCCATTggtgttttttgttaagggtagtgTTAAAATACAATATGGGTCAACTCTGTAGTCCCTCCAGGTACATCTTTGTAGTTTATCAAGGATTGTCATGGTACAGAAATCTATAAAGTTTTACCAAAGATTTTCCCACTATTACTGAGGTATCAAAAAAAAATGGCAGCAATGTTGAAAGACAAAACATTCGATTAAACTTGCAGGCTCATTTTTATCTTGAGCATGAAAATCAAGTTTTATAAGAATGAAGAGAGCCTCACAGTTATATGAAACTTCTGCATAGCGCCAAAACAAATTTTTGGAGGTGAATAAAAAACATTTCACTGgcatcttgaaaacatcatcaGGGTTGTACAACACAGAGCAACAACCCATCATAGTAAACCCCAGATAATGCCAAAGTGGCATCAACAAAATTTGGGAATCTTTTACAAGGATTCTTTTTTACTCCTTGGGGAGAAATTTCTATTTGTATCAAGTTTTACTGTAAGGTTAACAAAGTAAAGTCCACTGGATGACCACCACAGGTTTAATAATAATTAAGACTTACCGCCTGGATCACATATCACCTGCATTAAACTGGTTATAACACTCTCTGCACCATGTAATATTGTTATCTGTTGGTTTAGAACACATAACACTAaatatttaccatgtacatctaattacataaattatagaaatatttaaatgaattaCATCAGTAATTACATCATAGCATAATGTCTCAATAGCAGCTATTTGTCATGTCCATCACTATAGTACCTTAATGTCTATAATATCTGTACAGTATACactttatatttaaaaatagatgaaaataaatcattatattgggcccccccccaaaaaaaattgtttctggtcagctggcatcacttaaataccttcacatcaatcttttttttcaagtttgtccagcccatgcagtcagTCTGAAGATCCATGGGGAAAcccaaaaataaccctccctatttcagtgaagacaactgcaaagccaatcatgaacaagtaaatgacatttgtcccacatacacacttgctctaaagtataAAAAGaccagtaactgccataaattgagtgacaggtttgttgagaataacaAAAAAACCTTGCGTCatcatcacaccactttaggcaaaAAGTCCTGACCACaaacaattctatttttttgCCTTATAAGACATTTCATTCCCCATTACTCCACTATGATCATAATTTGTATAAGCCCATCTCCTAGCTTGTATGGTAAACTTAGTGTAATTGGACCATAGTACATAGTAGTATCGGTAGTAATTAGTACGTAACGTAATCTGTATTGATCACAATGGGAACCAGTAAACTTACATCATCAGCTTTGATTGGTTGACTGGACTTTGCTTGCCAACTCAGATGCCTACCAACAGCTTCTCTTAATTTGTAAATACCCCTTGGATCACAATATTGCAACATCCATGGTTCTATCATATGCATCTTTGGGTTGTCTAACTGAAAATACAGAAAGACTTTAAGTTTTACAAgtcataagtacatgtacattgataaaTATCCAATTTTACCTACTTGGaagtcaaaataatattaaccATTGGATTTTGTTTTGAGTCACTTCAGAGTAAAGGATAGCCTAGGGGACATCATTTGTTGTGGATGTGTGTCAGTAGCAATGATTAGTAAGtagcatgtatacatacatacatacatacatacatacatacatacatacatacatacatacatacatacatacatacatacatacatacatacatacatacatacatgtacatacatacatacatacatacatacacatacatacatacatacatacatacatacatacatacatacatacacacacacacacatacatacatacatacatacatacatacatacatacatacatacatacatacctacctatctacctacatacatacacacatacacacacacacacacacacacacacacatacactaccTTTGATATTATAAGATCTTCACATAGATGGTTCTCACTAGTTTGAAGACTGATAAACCCCTACAAAAGAACacatagaaataaaaacatAGAATTAATGGCACTGCAGCACAACTGAATACAcattaaatttcattaatttctagACAATTGACTTACATTTGCAGTTTTTGCTGGCTCCCTGTAGCATAGTGGTTTGAGCTCAGGATTAGCAG
This window contains:
- the LOC144448409 gene encoding 1-aminocyclopropane-1-carboxylate synthase-like protein 1 isoform X1; translated protein: MASRSSADVLSKRHHRFMPIELDNAEREETLDLKPYDKETNPNGFISLQTSENHLCEDLIISKLDNPKMHMIEPWMLQYCDPRGIYKLREAVGRHLSWQAKSSQPIKADDITILHGAESVITSLMQVICDPGDGFLVPSPCYGGGMLGVTNSLKRIPEVKPVYVHLGSQVNFAAGETRPFQLSVDRIEQAYKTATESGVNVRGIFLINPHNPTGEIYTAELLRDCLDFAHRHSLHVVIDEIYMGTIFHQDVNFTSVLSLDCVPDPHRTHLIWGLSKDFGMAGYRCGVLHSLNPVLHKAMEYLAYFHSIAASTQNMLAEFLSDSEWIKNVFFPANHQRLRESYQCMSDGLTELGVPHLHRSSGLYIWADFRLYLSAPTKEEESSLHNRLQLSGVGIRTGDEFDCEEPGWFRIIFAHPVDILKIALERIGRVLNERKKEICGDELVMAEFDGIQTGILDNAASCQDGGHIGSAAAAATSTGDNVEDLMASLHQQIKTSDWLKQNTAENWVEENPELYKEYKEAAAQDKK
- the LOC144448409 gene encoding 1-aminocyclopropane-1-carboxylate synthase-like protein 1 isoform X2, with translation MHMIEPWMLQYCDPRGIYKLREAVGRHLSWQAKSSQPIKADDITILHGAESVITSLMQVICDPGDGFLVPSPCYGGGMLGVTNSLKRIPEVKPVYVHLGSQVNFAAGETRPFQLSVDRIEQAYKTATESGVNVRGIFLINPHNPTGEIYTAELLRDCLDFAHRHSLHVVIDEIYMGTIFHQDVNFTSVLSLDCVPDPHRTHLIWGLSKDFGMAGYRCGVLHSLNPVLHKAMEYLAYFHSIAASTQNMLAEFLSDSEWIKNVFFPANHQRLRESYQCMSDGLTELGVPHLHRSSGLYIWADFRLYLSAPTKEEESSLHNRLQLSGVGIRTGDEFDCEEPGWFRIIFAHPVDILKIALERIGRVLNERKKEICGDELVMAEFDGIQTGILDNAASCQDGGHIGSAAAAATSTGDNVEDLMASLHQQIKTSDWLKQNTAENWVEENPELYKEYKEAAAQDKK